In Electrophorus electricus isolate fEleEle1 chromosome 6, fEleEle1.pri, whole genome shotgun sequence, a single genomic region encodes these proteins:
- the mmp11b gene encoding stromelysin-3, translated as MRAAQLLPVALTLWCALCVRSSSVPRGTNTQNYKGSAAWLEKTPHHDLKKRVRLTQAQDTLKEDLGLKRRQSHSALPKNGNEFWNRRRCGVPDHPLQKIGATFHQSGQRRNQHAGQNRRKRFVLAGGRWDKTDLTYKIIRPPWQMSLEEVRKVFQDALRVWSNVTPLTFTEVRSGRADINIDFTRYWHGDNLPFDGPGGILAHAFFPKSHREGDIHFDYDETWTLGNNMGTDLLQVAAHEFGHVLGLQHSLVYGALMSPFYSFSYPLQLSNDDKKGIQYLYGPMRSPTRPPVRPTETNEIISTVPDACHTDFDAVSMIRGELFFFKSGYVWRIRDGKLQVGYPALASRHWRGIPDNVDAAFEDRAGNIWFFQGQSYWVYDAERQITGPDPVQKLGFPVTDVQAALMWGMDNTQKVYFFKEGRYWRFNPRENRVESSHARSMADWRGIPDDIDAAFQDRYGFAHFLKGNLYWKFDSVEVRVLEGYPRFIGMDFFRCSPSVYQ; from the exons ATGCGGGCAGCGCAGCTTCTCCCCGTCGCGCTGACGCTCTGGTGCGCGCTGTGCGTTCGCTCCTCCTCAGTGCCACGCGGGACAAACACGCAAAACTACAAAGGATCCGCG GCGTGGCTAGAGAAGACCCCTCACCATGATCTGAAGAAGAGAGTAAGACTGACACAGGCTCAAGACACCCTGAAGGAAGACTTGGGCTTGAAGAGAAGGCAGTCCCACTCAGCCCTGCCCAAGAATGGAAATGAGTTCTGGAACAGGCGACGGTGTGGGGTGCCTGACCATCCCTTACAGAAGATAGGCGCCACCTTCCACCAGTCGGGCCAGAGAAGAAACCAGCATGCTGGGCAGAACCGACGCAAACGCTTTGTGCTGGCTGGAGGTCGCTGGGACAAGACTGACCTCACCTACAA gATCATACGACCCCCTTGGCAAATGAGTTTGGAGGAAGTGAGAAAAGTGTTCCAGGACGCGTTGCGGGTCTGGAGTAACGTCACTCCCCTCACCTTCACCGAGGTCAGAAGTGGGAGAGCCGACATCAACATCGACTTCACCAG GTACTGGCACGGGGACAACCTGCCTTTTGATGGCCCCGGAGGAATCTTGGCCCACGCCTTCTTCCCCAAGAGCCACCGGGAGGGGGACATCCACTTCGATTATGATGAGACCTGGACCCTGGGTAACAACATGG GCACGGACCTGCTGCAGGTTGCAGCTCACGAATTCGGCCACGTTCTAGGGCTGCAGCACTCGCTGGTGTACGGGGCACTGATGTCACCCTTCTACAGCTTCTCCTACCCCCTACAGCTCAGCAACGATGATAAGAAGGGCATCCAGTATCTGTATGGACCCATGAGGTCCCCCACAAGGCCCCCAGTGAGGCCCACGGAGACCAATGAGATCATTAGTACAGTG CCCGATGCTTGTCACACGGACTTCGATGCAGTGTCCATGATCCGGGGCGAGCTGTTTTTCTTCAAGTCAGGCTACGTGTGGCGTATCCGTGATGGGAAGCTGCAGGTGGGATATCCTGCATTAGCCTCCCGGCACTGGAGGGGTATTCCGGACAATGTCGATGCAGCCTTTGAGGACAGGGCCGGGAACATCTGGTTCTTCCAAG GGCAGAGTTACTGGGTGTACGACGCAGAGAGGCAGATCACGGGGCCTGATCCAGTGCAGAAGCTAGGCTTCCCCGTCACAGACGTCCAGGCCGCCCTGATGTGGGGCATGGACAACACCCAGAAAGTCTACTTCTTCAAGGAAGGCAGATACTGGCGCTTCAACCCCAGGGAGAACCGCGTGGAGTCGAGCCACGCCCGCAGCATGGCCGACTGGAGGGGAATTCCCGATGACATCGACGCCGCCTTCCAAGATCGCTACG GCTTTGCCCACTTCCTGAAAGGCAATCTGTACTGGAAGTTTGACTCAGTGGAGGTGCGGGTGCTGGAGGGCTACCCACGATTCATCGGCATGGACTTCTTCAGAtgctctccctctgtctatcaATAA